The following nucleotide sequence is from Peptococcus niger.
GTCCCGCCATCGGGCGCAGTGTGATGGCGGCGGCCGCACAGCATTTAACCCCGGTGACCCTGGAATTGGGCGGTAAAAGCCCCTGCCTTGTGACGGCAGATGCGGATCTTGAGGCAGCTGCCAAAAGTATTGCGTTCGGAAAAATCCTGAACGCCGGACAGACCTGTGTGGCACCGGATTATGTTCTGGTCGCGGAACCGGTTGCAGATGATTTTTGCCACAAGCTGGCAGATGCCTTTGGCAAACAATTGCCGGATGGCCTTGCGACTGCCGGATATCCACAGGTGATTAACCGCCGCCATTTTGACCGGTTATCTGCCTTGAGCGCTGACGGGCAAGTGGTCAGTGGTGGGGCAAGGGATGCGGTGCGGTTGACCATGGAACCGACCATTTTACGGGAGGTATCACCGACGTCTGACCTGATGCAGGAAGAAATTTTCGGCCCTTTGTTGCCGGTGCTGACCTATGCGGAGCTATCATCAGCCGTTCAATTTATTGCTTCACGGGAAAAGCCCTTGGCCTTTTACCTGTTTACTGAAAACCGGGCCTTGGCGGACCGCTTATTTGAGCTCTTGTCTTTCGGTGGCGCTTGCCTGAACGATACCATGTCGCACCTTACCTGCAAAGGCCTGCCTTTTGGTGGCGTTGGCAACAGCGGAATGGGTGCTTATCACGGAAAGCACAGCTTTGCAACCTTCAGCCACATGAAGAGCCTTTATAAAAAATCAAGTAAAGGAAGCCTGCCGCTGAAAATTGGCCCGTATACAAGGGATTATCGTTTGTTAAAGGGCTTTATGCGCTGACCTTACGATGAAAAAAGGAGGCCGTTGGCTTGCAAGAAAAAGTTTTTAATACAAGAAAAGGGCCAATCCATTATTGGGTGAACGATATTGTAGAAAGGGGCCAGGCACCTACACTGGTATTTTTGCCGGGGTTAACGGCAGACCACCGTTTATTTAATCGACAAATAGCATATTTTAAAGAAAGCTTTCCAATCCTGGTTTGGGACGCCCCCGGACATGGACAGTCACGTCCATTTTCCCTAACCTTTGATTTAAATGAACTGGCCTCCTGGTTGGAGCGAATTTTAAAGTACGAGAAAATCAGCCGTCCGCTATTGATCGGTCAATCCTTGGGTGGCTATGTTGCCCAAGCCTTTATCGCCCTTTTTCCGACAAGGGCCTGTGGATTGGTTGCCATTGACTCAGGGCCCTTGGCGAAAGG
It contains:
- a CDS encoding aldehyde dehydrogenase, with translation MLKEEVLGQRRYFHTGVTRSYQFRIDALKALKRAIQKYEKDILAALQADLNKSYYEGYMTEVGLAVQEINYVLRHLRLWMQPERCAVGLNAFPGKAYRIPEPYGVVLILSPWNYPFNLAIMPLIGAIAAGNCAVLKPSEGSPHTTEVILRMLQETFTENFIRVVTGGADLAQALLQEKFDHIFFTGSPAIGRSVMAAAAQHLTPVTLELGGKSPCLVTADADLEAAAKSIAFGKILNAGQTCVAPDYVLVAEPVADDFCHKLADAFGKQLPDGLATAGYPQVINRRHFDRLSALSADGQVVSGGARDAVRLTMEPTILREVSPTSDLMQEEIFGPLLPVLTYAELSSAVQFIASREKPLAFYLFTENRALADRLFELLSFGGACLNDTMSHLTCKGLPFGGVGNSGMGAYHGKHSFATFSHMKSLYKKSSKGSLPLKIGPYTRDYRLLKGFMR